Within Citrus sinensis cultivar Valencia sweet orange chromosome 1, DVS_A1.0, whole genome shotgun sequence, the genomic segment TACTTGTAAGGATAGAAATTTAGATTATCCCACAATAgacttaatctaaaattttctcataaaTATCTGATTGCAATATACTTATTGgtgtttgaaaaagaaaaaaagataaaagcaataaacaaatttaacagtttaaaaaggaaaagtcTTATAACAAGAGGACTTAACATCACCGAAGTCATATCGTTTCAAGGTGCCGTCGCCTCCATCTCCTTCAAGAATGTCTATGCTCTTAAACGCGTGTGGAGCCAGCTTTGGGAAGAGATTGTGACAGTCAAGAATGACAGCCTCGAACATTCTTGATGGAGCAACGGCCGCTGGGACATCTTTCCCAAAGCGAATTGAATAGCACCCATTTTAATTAGcttaaagataaataataataataaatgaaaatgatcaATGAATTGCTGTACTAGAGATAGTTTCCTCGTTTGTGATCAGGTTGAATAATAACTTATGGTTTTAGTCTTTTAGATAAATTAGAAGTTATGAACTTGCTAATTAAGTTCCTTATATAGGAAATACTTAAGGCACTCATAATGTTTGACTTGATCTGTTTCAAAGTTGGGGCTTGACTATATAATACTGCTACTTTCCATTAAGTTTTTAGCTTTATTAAAGGCTGCTATCTTGGATCATTGCTCCTTgtctttattatttgttacATGCATAtgcattttattatatttaactgaAGCATACACTTAACAGATGAGAAAAAACAGTAGTCCAAAATACCATGAATTTTCCCTTTGTAATCTGTTACCCCATTataacttcaaaattttaacaaaggCTATTACAACTTACAAGTGGctgtttttaatttgatttgatatAAAAGCAATTGCAGTCGGCAATAAATACGATGACCATATGAGAATTATTTGTATGGGCTCTACAGGATGGGGAGAGTTAATTATTGAACTGGTAATTAATGGAGCCATGGGCTTGAAGTGCTCCCTTCATTTAAATTGTCTTGAATATATCTAAATATCTCAGCAAGAGTGGAGTCGATAGTAAAGAGTGCAGCATTAAATCACAGTTCAGTACTTTGTGTTGAGtgcatatttaaaaattatgagattttgataattataaACATACCCTATAAATTAATAGGGATCCGTGactatcaaaatttattttaaactaaTGTGGGGGGTGAGATTATTTTAACACTTCTGTCACATATGGATTAATTTTTCGTGAAATCAAAGCCAAAAGATAAATATTGGCTTGTACATGAGTTTGTtccaatattatataataaaagcaTATAGATTTAACCCCTGTATActtaataaaagataattcaTGTGTTGCGGGTCATCCCAAATGTATCACGATTtctttttaactaattaatgtgAGATTATTTGAACATTAATGAATTACTATTGGgaaccaaaaaattatttacaatgagACCAAACAAGCTTTTAATAGAAAAGACAAATAGACACTATGAAACACCATAAATTTAGTATATACCGTgcggttatttttttatccatgATTTTCTCTTTATCTGACGAAACAAAACTCTTGGAGATTATCACCCATAATTTCtgcaatatttgaaatatttaaaagagcGATACTAAGCGTATAAGATTATACTCAACTTACGTTCGAAATTACGTgtctaatttcattttaattttatattgtcaTTAATGTGATAATTATTTAGACAGTGGATGAATCATCCATCAAGTACTACATAACTGAGGATACAAACTTTATCCAAgcttaatttgtaattaagtCTAGCATTTCCTCTGCAGGTTGATTTGATGATCGTGATTCTTTGCCACCgcattaatttataatgatgAAGTTCAATAAGATAAAGGGAAAAgcaaactcttttttttttttatttagccAAAAGCCAATTATATAAATTGGCATATTTGAAAACAAAGAGACACGACATACGGAAGCCATAAACATGATTATTCATAATGTTGCAACAAAGGCGACGCAAGTGCGGTGAAGTGTTGACGTAAGAGCTTATACGGCATTGGGGTTTGCCAAGGCATAGGCTTCCAGAGCCTTAAAAATTCCCTTCTCCTTTTCCAAGCCTCCCTTAACCTGCTCTTCCTTAATCTCGGCACCTGGTTTGGGATAGAACTTGATAACAACGGTGCTCTTGCTTCCTCCGTCAGGGGTGCCCACAACCTTACTCTCATAAGAAACATGATCAATAGTAGGGATGTTAGCATCACCCTCACCTTCAATTGCCGTGTAATTGTATATCTTGTTCTCTTTGTCCAATGCATCAACCCTATGCTTAAAGTACTTCCAATCAGCACCtgcaattaaacaaaaaaaaaagttagtttTACAACTTATAATTGCATATATGAAATTAGGCTCTATTTGGTATTTCCATTTAGCAGTTGTGGATTTAAGCTATGGCTATAAAGTACGTTAGTTTACAGTTGTTGtatcttaaaagttataaaagtAAATCTAACCTTCAACAAAGTTAAACTTCTTGATGCTTCCAGGGCCTCCATCCCCTGAAATCAATTCAACGTTCTTTACAACCTGAGGCAGGACTTTGGGCAGAAGGGTGTCGAACTGAAGGACAAAAAGTTTGAACAACTTTTCAGGGGGGAGAGTGCTTGTATCCTCTACATTCAACGTGAGAACACCCATGATTGTCTAAGagttaaacaaagaaagaagatgaaaaCTACCGATCAACTAAAATTGGGAAATTTTCTGAGTGAATTGTGATGGTGGATGCCAGAGGCGCAATGGTATTTATAGACTCAGAAGACAAGCTCTACAACTATGCATGGCTTTCAACTACttggattaaataaatattaatgccGCTCTActtattaaatattgttatCTATCTACCATAAATTAAATCCCTGCacctgttattttattttaaccaaaatgatcTGTTGAAAGGCGTGCAATAGGGGGAGAATACTTTTTTCGCTTGCGTTAGAAAAATGCACAAAGTccatccaaagaaaaaaacaatgcACAAAGACTTTGACGAATTGCAAGCATTGCTCTAGAAAAGCAAGAGCGGGAGCAGAAGAATTCTTTAATTAGTCGCATAACTTGACTTCAAGTGTTCGATTTAGCAATATTCTAATCTTGCCCTTTCGTCATTATAATATCTTGCATCATGATGATATTACTTTGATAATGAgagaaatcaaataatattcaCTAAATAACAAATTCCTCATACCAACCGAATCAAACACATAAAATACgataaatttcttttcccaAGTTGGTTTTACTTCTTGTTAATACCCGTGACTCCGTCTTACAATTTTGTAATCTCCTGCTTgttaaattatcaaatctaTCTCAGgagagggagaaaaaaaaaatactttcattGTATCACTTCCTTTCATTAGATTCTTACcatattcatttatataataattattttagaagtaCAGATGTCACACTGCAACAATCTAATGGAAGTGGTATCcaatcttttctttaaaatacttGTTTATGTAAACATTTACCGAGGATAAAGTCAATATTTTCCTGTGGTCCTGAAATATCTAAATTATCTAGAAGCttcaaatacaaaaacaaaagcaaaccAAGACATTAAGTATATGTTTAGTTAAGGTGATTAAGCATCCTGGGGAGGtaggaatttaaaaaaattaatttgactttACTCATtctttatctttaaaaaaatataaattgaaagatGAAACATCATCAACTTCTGAATTCTACAAACGTTACAAACTATTTCTATACATAAGTTCTATGGTTCACAtatggaaaaagaaataaaaataaataaattattcggATTTATGCtttcatataaattatgctatcaattcagataaaaaaaaaatgctacctaatattttaaagaaaaaaatcagatgatattttaaataaatgtgtCAAAACACTTATTTTCAGATGATTTTGGTGTGTAAAAATAGATAACTTgatacttataattaaatgttcaaattaaaaataaatattcaaagCTATTTAGAGTAATGAAAATAAACGAAAATTATCTAAACATAGATACAAAttaacaagaaagaaaatattttacaaatgaaaatgaatttgaatcCCATGGTGAGTTGTGGTGAGTGGTGAAAATCTTGTCTCACAgaacacacacacgcacatataaatagtaattaattaattatacattCTTATTCATCGACCACCAGTTACAGTATTTGTATTACATATACATGCTCAGTATAAGGTCgattaacattaaattttaaatccataataagaaaaaaattgctaaTCACATATAAGTCAAGGAAATGGCAGTCTAGTCTAGCCGGCCTAACACGATAGCCAGTATATTTGTTAGCAGAAGACTTCAAATTGTTCAGTCAAGTAAACCGATAATTGTCTATCATAACTTCTTTGACTTATTATATGCCGGTCCTTATCTGAAGTGAGATGAATTAAATACACACACATGAATCCCCATAAGGACCGATATTTTCCCTTCATAGTGGGGCCTCGCTTTGGAGAAACGAAGCCACAAATGCGCAAGCCAGACTTTAGGTCGTTCAACAATGGTGGCCGCTGTCGACGTTCATTGATGTTGAATGTTTACTCAATTAATTGGTATGGCCGAATTTAAGGAACTATGAAATCagcaaattagattttttcataatatcaCAGCAGGTATCCCGGGTAAAAGTTCACATTACATTGAACGTTGACCGACAGTCTCGACCCATTCTAAGCTTAGTCATTTTACATTCCACCTTAACCAGATTAGATTGGATTCaattatattgaattatataatattgtcttatatctaatataatattatattaaattttatttaaatataaaaaatatttataagtatttgagagtattaatattaattgaaaggtaattaataaaatattaaatatatagtaaattacTTATTGGGTagttataattacaataaaaaaatataaattaataaaactaatttaattatttaactaatttttatgaaatattttagatatattttattttatcaaaaagttagcaaataatatataaaaaagaattaactaatagtgttattaattttcatgattatttttaatattatattagtgataattaaatttaatacaataagttattgtaataaattattaaatagttaattttattgaagtaAAAGTACCGATTTAAgcagaatataaaaaaataaatttcgagtaaattatgaataaatatttaattgaataaatatattttgaataataaataaaaaataccattatatatgaaagaaatattacaaatgaatAATATCTTTCTCTTATTCTAATCTCATCTAAACCCACTTATAAATTAGGATTGATAATCTCTTGATTTAAGGACTAAATTTGATCATAGTCTTCCTAATCCAATTCAAGGAAAGTTGccaaatataagataaaaatttaatcccAAAGTTAGCCTAATCTCATATTTAGTCCTAACCCCGAAACATAGCCGTAAAATCTTATCTTCTTAGTTTACTTGGGcttaaatcttttatttattactctttttttacATGATACATTCTAATCTTGAGTAGATTccttttttagtttattcatTAGGATGAGACATCAGTTCCTAGTTCATGCTCCTACAGTTAAAAACATGTGgaaaaattcatttgatttaCTTATATATCCCATCAAAAAGTAATATTAAACACTTAAAGAAAACCAACGAAGAATAAATGCCTAATCCAATGGGCTAAATCGAAATTTACCTTATTtaccattttaatttgaaaattagagTGACGCCGTTCAAAGTCCATATTTTTTGTCATTAGACACCACCACAGTAACAAATGATTATAAGATCGTGTCAGGCTTTTCCAATTTTCAGATTCGTGCGATAAAAAATCCCATCTTAATAGATAAATTCATATCAACCCATTAGGCATTGACCATTCAATGATCCTAGTGCTTTGTTCACCTGTATTAATTTCCTATATCTGTTTGTCCTTTTGCATATATAATtcgattaaaaataaattggtagTTAGAATAAATGTCTACGATGGTGGAACCATTTTAAAGGGTTTAGCTCCCGGGCCCCTAAGCTCCAAACCTTTAGACCATTTGTGCAAAATTTTCTGTTTGGGCTTCTCAAACCTATTagatttcaacattttttcattctcaaatttttCTTATGAGTGATGGcacatcaatttttttcttatgtaGTAGCCAACGgtcattcaatttttattatggagTGAAGCTTGGATGATTGTCATCCATAAGATATGTACTTGAGCGATAAGTcgtctaaaataattaaacatgaTTAATTGTGTTttcatctaataaataaatagttaaacaaTTTGCGGCTTAATACAGTCAGCTTCACCCACAAAGAGATATGTCTTGACACATATTCTTCTCCCAGAATGGTCAGGATAACATCCATGAAATCCTTATCACCAAACAAGAGTAATTTGTAGTTCCTTTATTTGCAGTTCTCTTCACGATCTTTTGAAATATCCTCCAATATTTAAACCATTGCTTCATATCCACCACAACTCCTGGTTCTAGTTGTCCGCACAATTCTactcttatatatatttgtaagtCATGTACATTGGCATTACGACAAGAAATTCTTTTGAGCTTGTTAGTTATCTTATTCGTGGGCATATAATTaagaagcaaaataaaaaaaaatattaatgcatcGTTATAATTGTCTGCCATATTGGTCTGCAGTATTAATTTGGTGGGTATAAGTCTCGAGACATTGAAGAGATGCATATATATAGTATAACCTGGATAAATTGATAGCCAAAAAActatgaaaaatctattaatttagtaaatattatatattaacaaattaataatttataatttataaaaataacatcatGTTCATAATAGGAACTTTTATGAAGCATAGATTTAGTATAATTAGAGAATGTAGTGACTCCATCAAGCTATATGATACgattctaatttattattgatcgAGTGAATCATTCACTTGATAATCTCTTGACGGATCATGATTGTATGACAACTAATCAGAGAAGATTTTTTGACAATATATTGAGACGATCTCTCTCTTATTTCTCTTaacataacatatataatacaacaatGGTTTCTCATCTCAAAGgtgtaaagaaaattaacattgaccgataaaatgtataaaatattatgccaatataataaagaaaattatagacatcatatatatttaatttaaaattagttcatcattaatttatatgttaatgggttagaaaaatatatatttttttaaaattgattatctaataaatttagttacGCCATGCCCCTGTCTGATTGATACGACCTTTATGATGATGCTTGATGATGGATTGCTTAAATGAGACAATACGTCGAGCACATAGCTCATTTCATCAACCACCTTAAATTGCTTgatgaaacttgaaagaataaacaaattttcttgaataaagttatatatatgttttttcaGTTTGTAAATATGGTTTGAAATTGAATACAAATgttcatttcatcaaacacgATGCATTACTTGATATTTTTTTGAGTTTGTACGGCTTGAGATGAAACCCActgatttaaagaaaaaaaaaatcgggGATCtcactttaaaatatattatacttGTTATATAACGGgggaagaaattttttttctctttttatttttagcttTTCAATGCttagaaaactttttaaagAACATttacacattaaaaaaaaaaacaattttttttcctttttttactCCTAGTATTTAGATACAACTTGTCCGTGATAATTGATATTAGCATGTTACCACCATTCCAATGTAATGGACGCTTCCCTTGAATAATATATCTTTGGAGCAAAGTATTTTAACAGagtaaattacaatttattgACTATACACCTTTATAATTGCGGTCCAAATTTACCATATCCTGCTGGTACATTTAATCTTGGAGCATGACAACATTTCAATGAAAGATAGAAAGTACAAAACAACAGAAACCccaaatttaatttggaatACAATCAACTCGAGGATGTCCGATATACAATCTTCTTCGAAGACAGTGTACTTGCAGTAAAGATTGTCTCTGTCAAGTGCATCAACTCTGCTTTGCATACTTGTGCTTACTACCTTTGAGTCACATTATCAAATTGGCATTAGATGTTCTGAATCTAATATATGCACGCTCTAATCTTTGTGGTGCATTCATTAATGAATATTTAGATgggtaaaaatcattgtgtgcCCCTAACTAGCAGCTTTGTACAtaataatttcctttctattttaataaggCTCTAATCCTCCCATAAATGGCTGATGAACAGCAATGGATAGTATTAAATCAGaagtaattttgttttattatgaTGATTACCATAAAATTGTACATACACGCAAATAGATAGAGCAAAGATTCGCAGAGAAATTTTAGACTACTACTTCAATGCTGCCAACTTCTCCATATCCTTGTTCATATACGATGCTCTTGAATGCTTGTGGCAACAGCTTTGGGAAAAGATTGTGAGAGTCAATAACAAAAGCTTTGAACATTCTGGATGGAGCAGCGGCAACTGAGCCATCTTTATCAAAGCGAAGGACACCCATgtttaagtttaaaaatgataattttttctgtGGAAATGCAGAACATTTAAAGGACTTAATATATAGACTTGGAAATTGGAATGACCTTTCAAGTCAACAAGTCAACAGCATTTTGaaataagtaattaaataCAGAATCTTGTACccatcaaatataaatatttcgAGAGTAAAGAAGCTCCATCGCATGGATTTACCACCGTTatatttttgtcctttttttaacttttcctCAATCTAAAATTACCACCGTCTTcgaaaatagattttttttttcataattaatgttcacagaaataactcaaaaattagtaaattactTATCAATTAAGTTTATATCCTACTCTTAAAATGTTAAAGAGTTTTACAACactgtaaaattttgaaaatttatcgTATGTGGATAAATATTACACCagcaataaagaaaattgatataacactttaaaattaacatctcctaaaaaaattgaaatatttgaagattgcaaataattaataagatCTTCAACCAAGATATCGAAAATTGatacaaaattcaaagaaaatgatacAACGTTAGACTGCTCAATTTAACGTATACAttacaaatcattttttaaaatagattcGGAGTGTACATTGTCGAAGAAAAACCTGAGAACATTGATCAATTAAgacaaacaaagaaacaaaatccGGAGTAAAATTCCGAGTGTCGATTCACCGTTGTTCAACAATGGTGACTGCCGTCAGCATTTGTCCATctcgcatttttttttcttttaatgatcTTTTAACAATTGAAATTGGGAGAAGTCTATGTTACAGCTTCTGTAAGTAACAGCAGCCAATGGGGAACTCCCACGGGTGCTagaggagagagaaagaggTCCCAATGCATGGTGATGGAAATGGGAAAGTTCGAAGCTGTTACTTGCAGCTTCTGCACCTTAGCCATGTCCTTGAAATTGATGGTAAATGgaacccaaaaaagaaaaaggaataaaattgatgttgaatgtttactttattaattGTCATCATGACCTAATCTTAGGAATTGTGAAATCagcaaattacattttttcataatattgtAAGATGATGAGCTGGTAGAGATTCCGGGGTATCATGCAAGCCAATATGCCTGTACCTATATCACTTACATTGGACTTTGGACCTTCACTAAAAGTTTCGAacctatcttttttttttttttttgattacatgagactattgctccgattacaactcatattacatgagaatATAACTGATATGTACAAATCAGATTATAACTGGGACCAACATACATCAAAACTAATGGAGTGCTGCCCAgattttaaccctctcaaatattcgagggatgtTTACTCCTCGCACTGGGGCAAGGTAGCAGATTGCCttcactcaattttattttaggaagGAAACACCCCCACATGCATTGTGGGGGTTCGAACCTATCTAAGATGGATTATTTAAGATCTTATCTTCTCATTTTACCTgcacttaaattttttatttattgttatttaagaTCTTATCTTCTCTGTTTACCTGCacttaaacttttttatttattgttctttttaaCTATGTACATTCTCCTTACCTTTAGTAGATTCTGCTTTAATTTAGTCATCcttgcatttttatttattcttatttgtcgtattaatttgaaaattggagTTACGCCATAACTCCACTTTCTGTCATAAGACACCACCGTAATAACATATGATTAAAGATTGTGCCgagcttttttaatttttagatttgtgCAAAAAAGATCTTATCTTAATAGATCATTTCATATCAACCCATTAATAGTAACCATTCAATAATCAATCCCTTGcttccatctttttttttacacgATTAGTTACTTTTGTACTAAATTTtgtaacttatttattttatcaatgtGGTTGTAAACCACCGCTTAGAAATATATGCTTCAAAGGAAATTAGAGTATTGGTTATGTATaagttttgattaatttaaattatttactcagTACATGATGAGATTAGGAGAGAATATTGATCATTAATTTCTCATATCTTTTTGtctgtatgtatatataattcggtttaaaataaatcagtaattaaaataaatgtatatgAGGGTCTTAGAAGATAAAACATGGGGTGAGAACGTGCCACTAGCGGTGGAACTATGACTTTAGTCCCGAGGCCCTAAATACGCAACTTTAGCccattttatacatatttttcaGTTTGGGTCTTGCAAACTCATAGTTTTCAACCTTTTTCATTCTCAAATTTCTCCGATAGACGCTGTGTCAGCTTTGTTCTCATCTAACAGACGAAAATCGTTTAAATTTTACTCCTCTACAATGTGTACTTAAATGTTCAAGTcgtctaaaataattaaagatggTCGTTTTGTCGTCTAATAAATAAGTAGATAAACGATTTGTTGGTTTAATACAGTCAGCTTTAAATACAAGAAGATGTGTATTACcatgtgtttttcttttacaatggTCAAGATGCCATACATGAAATCCTTACCATCAAACAAGAGCAATATGTCATTGCCTTAATTGTAGTTCTCTTAATGGCCTCTTGAAATATCCTCCAATATTTAAACCATTGCCTTAGATCCACCACAACTCCTAGTTCTTAATTAACAATT encodes:
- the LOC102621613 gene encoding major allergen Pru ar 1, with product MGVLTLNVEDTSTLPPEKLFKLFVLQFDTLLPKVLPQVVKNVELISGDGGPGSIKKFNFVEGADWKYFKHRVDALDKENKIYNYTAIEGEGDANIPTIDHVSYESKVVGTPDGGSKSTVVIKFYPKPGAEIKEEQVKGGLEKEKGIFKALEAYALANPNAV